From the genome of Solanum dulcamara chromosome 12, daSolDulc1.2, whole genome shotgun sequence:
taaagaagaacaacaacaaaaaaaaaacattttaaaagaaaaaacagcTTCTACGCTCCTCAGATAGGTGGAAAACACGCGACATGCCAACTGTGTAAAAAGTGTCAAGATGACACATTCGACCCTTACTTGatgtgtctaaaatgaacatctcctgatttaggtgtctaagtgaaagttggtgccaactttaggggggcACCTATGAGTTTGCCAAAAAACAACGAAAGAGTTACTAACTATGTTACTCAGACTCTCCAATAATGTTAGCGTACTTGTATCGGAATTTAACTCGATCGGTGAAGAATTCAAAGTCAAATTATCGAAGTATGTAGGAATTCTTAAATttcatttgtttgcacttaatagagatctaaatcaaaatcttaGATCATAAGTGGATTTGTTTATATTAAGATTTAAACACTTATTTGGTATGAATAGGTCTTAACATTAAGATcttgaataaaattttaatatcattaacaTGTACTTTTGTGTGGATAATCTTTACCATTACTCTGCTACCTGCACCGGCACCACCACAAATTACCTTTTCCATTATAATCACCATCACTATTATCAATTATCATTATCAATCACTACTGTTGTTACAACCATCACTCACAACTACTACCGTTGCCAATCATATTGTCAGTCGTCGCTACCACACTTATCGCTCCATTACAATTACATCCACTATCACCATTGTCGACATCACCACTGTTGCCATTAACATCGCCAACTATTAACATCAATCAATCTCCATCACAATCACTATCAATTACCACCATCATAATTATCATCACTATCATTAGTAGCCACTAACACCACAATTACCACCACCGCTACAAAATATCTCACCATCACTAATGAACAAgtgtattatttttatcaagtatATATTaagtttgtatttttttaatatttatttattttttatctgaTATATTTATTCTGTTTACGAATAAATAAATCATGCATATTTAAATGTTAGAAAAAACAAACAATTGCATCCACCatatgtaaaataaaataaaataaaatgcatCATAAGTAATTTGCATGGATCATAATTAATAGTGGCAGAAGTCTTTCATCCTTTGACTAGCTTAGCATTTAAATAACAAATGGAGTGGAGTGTAAGTAGTGCATTCATCAATATTCAAGTCCCAATAATTAAAGAACTTTTATCTGTAAGACCATACTAGTCATGGGATCTCCAGTTTTTCAGCTTGAAGATCTGTGCAAGCTCGAACTTCGATTTCCAACTAGCTCATAGTCTAAATAAATTCAGCTGATATCTTAGCGTAACTGGTAAAGTTATTGTCACGTGAATAGAAGATTACGAGTTCGAGTTATGAAAATACTCTGTTAAAGAAATGTAAGATAAGACTGTGCAATAGACCTTGTTCTTCCTTGAACCTCATGCATAGTGAGAGCTTAGTGCAACAATAGtcattcttttttcttaattacTGAAAAATACTTGAGGAATCTTTTTCAACATTGTGTTAAGACAAAGACAGAGTTTGAGTTAAAGCTACTGAGTTTTGTCGAAATCATACCATCAGCTCTACAAATGACCCTGATAGTTTGATGATCAATAACTTGAAAACGTCATAAGTAACATCGCTCCAAACATAATTTGTTTCAtattctaaacttgaatttgatatcTCTGATTAAAGGTGAAGAGATCCCAAATTTCCAACCATCCCATCATAACCAGGGGCGGACCCAAGGCATGTTGAGGGGGttcgaacccccttcgttaaaaaattacactgtatatataagataaaatttttaatttatgtgtatatatttaacattgaaccccctgagcataagccaaaggactagctcagtggcaaatgGGGTTCAATATTTCGCTTTAGCTTGTCTCAGCTTGCGAGTTCGAATCCgaataagcacattttttttcgattagcgtgtttaattttttttgaacccccttcataaaattcctgGGTCCGCCACTGATCATAACCTATGATATTGTAATATGTTAAATCACAATGATAATCTAAATGTTAACACTTCCTATACACCACCCTCCCCAGACTTCACTTCACTTGTGGGACTACAATAAGTttattgctgttgttgttaGTACTACCCAGGGCAGAGCCAGATATGGCCGACGAACCCCATATGGCATTAAGTACACTGCTTAAACATGTATgtacattttcatattttaaaccCCTTCCTAGAAACACTGACTCTGTCATTGAATACTACATATAtaataaatcccttaacgaAAATACTGACTCTGACCACTACATATATAAATAAGATCATTCCTTAATTCCTCCTATATGATATATCTCGTGAATGGCTTTTAATTCCCCACCAAAACCAAAACGGTGAGTAAATAAATGCTGCCACCAAATTATACAGAGCAACCTCTGTTTTTTCCCCctaaaaaaaacatcattttcttctctttagtATTTCATCAAACACTTTGTGTGCATTCTTGAAAACGTAACAAATGGAATCAACATTATGGAGCTTAGAAGACAAATGGAAGCTCTCAACTCAAGAATCCATTGCATTTTTCATTTGCATTTGTTCTTTAGTCATTGGAATTTGCATAGTTACTGTTTTTATCAGAATAAGAGCAGCCACTAGGAGAAAGGGGCTAGTGGGCCAAGACCCATGTAGCATGGATAACGATATAGAATGGTCTGAGTCAAAGCTACTGAGTTTAAACACTTCCGTCAAGAAAGTGTTGACGAGTACGGTACGGTGGAGTGGGCCAAGCAAGTGGGAGGAGAATCGAAGCAAGAGTCATATGGAGAGAGTTTCTCCCTTACTTGTTGCTGAAGGTCAACTTGAGGGCGAGTCTAGTCGGTGGCACAGCCACAACTCGGACTCGCCCGTGTGGCAAAGACCTATATTGATGGGTGAAAAGTGTGAGCTGCCAAGGTTTAGTGGGCTTATTTTGTATGATGAGAGAGGCAGGCCAGTTCATCATGTTGACAATGATCAATTCATCGTTAATCAGGTCACTTAAATGATATCtatagtaaattattttgataagtaTAATTGATTATCTGATAAAAATAGTAACTAACATGTTCTTATAGGTTATAAACTACTTTTATATTGATAGCGTGAAAATTATTCACAAataacctatatatatatatatatatatatatatatatatattatatcgGGTGTTCGtttgaagttttttttatttttttacaattaGTTAGTAAAAACTTAAcagtcttatatatatatatgaatccaAATTTGCCGAAATACTCATATTCTGATCATGTAGAGCAAGCTTTAAGAACCTATTGTTTGCTCAAATGACAAATTACTTAACTAATATTGGGGATAAATGATCCATGGATAGAAGGATTAGATGAATATAAACTATAAGTCAATGATAAAGAATTTGGGA
Proteins encoded in this window:
- the LOC129876919 gene encoding uncharacterized protein LOC129876919, translated to MESTLWSLEDKWKLSTQESIAFFICICSLVIGICIVTVFIRIRAATRRKGLVGQDPCSMDNDIEWSESKLLSLNTSVKKVLTSTVRWSGPSKWEENRSKSHMERVSPLLVAEGQLEGESSRWHSHNSDSPVWQRPILMGEKCELPRFSGLILYDERGRPVHHVDNDQFIVNQENVDGIGRTTLKDLLL